The window AGGCAAATATGGGTTGTCGTGTTGACCGGATGGTTGGTTGTATTCTGATTGCATTGTGCACTGCATGTGCGCCGCAGCAGGGGTCGCAGAACAAGGCGGCCAGTGACGAGTGGCGCTTGCAGAATATTGAAGCGCGTTTTCTGGAGTTTCAGGAAACCCAGAAGGAGCGCGAGGCGCAACTGCAGACCAGAGTGCAGGAGCTGGATGGTCAGCTTTCCACGGTGCGTCAGGAACTGGATGACACCAAGACCAAAGCCGGAGAGCTGCAGGCAGAGACTGCTGCTCTGAAGGAAGCCTTGCGCGCCCGTATGGTGGCAGCCGGAGAAGCTCCCCTTGCCGAAGCCCCAGTCTCACCCAAGTCTGAAAAGTCCGCCAAGACAGCAAAGAAAACAGCCGAGTCTTCCAAGCCGAAAGTGAAATCGGATGTAAAGTCGGACGTGAAGCCGGAAATGACGTCAGACGCGAGCGTCGGTGCCAAGCCTGCGCCCGCAACTCAAGCCCAGGCACAGGAAACTCCTGCCGGTGAAAAAGCCATGGTGGGCGATGCCTCCGGCGGTCCCGAGAAGCTGTATGAAGAGGGGCTTACGCTTGTCCGTGCCGGCGAAGTGGAAAAGGGCCGCAAACTGCTGGATCAGTTTATCGGCGATAACCCGAACCACAGCCTTGTCCCCAACGCTCTCTACTGGATGGGTGAGACCTACTATCATGAAAAGCGTTATGCGCAGGCTGTGCTTACCTTCAAGGAAGTTGTGCGTCGTTTCCCCAAGCATGACAAGGCTGCCGCTTCCATGCTGAAGACCGGTTTCTCCTACGAACAACTGGGCGACAAGAGCAACGCACGTTTCTACCTCCAGACCCTGATAGAAGATTATCCCTCCTCGTCGCCTGCGGAGATGGCCCGCAAGCGTTTAGCTTCGCTATAGGCCATCGGAGTTTCATGCAGCCGAAGGATTCCTCCGCCGCATTCAGTCTCGGTGGAATGAACGACGCACAACGTACCGAATTCTGGGCTTCGCTTGCCTTGCGGCACACGGCGCGTCTGGGCTCGCGTACGTGGAAGAAGCTACTCGACGTCTATCCCTCTCCGTATTCTGCGGTTCTTGATGTGGACAACTGGGTGGCCCGTGCCGGAGTTGCTGCCCGCATGGTTTCCGAATTTCGTTCCGAACGCTGGCGCGGACCTGCCAAAGAGGAATGGAGTGCCGCAGGCAAGGCGGGCTGGCGCATCCTGCTCTGGACCGATCCCCGGTATCCGCAGCGTCTCAAGGAAATAACCGATCCTCCCATATTCATGTATTACATGGGCGATGCCAGCCTGCTTTCCAATCCCGGAGTGGGGGTGGTGGGGTCGCGTTTGTGTTCGCGGGACGGCATTGCGACAACGCTTGAATTATGCCGCCGTCTTTCGGCATCCGGTGTGACGACCGTTTCGGGGCTTGCCCGGGGCATAGACAGCGAGGCGCATAAGGCCGCACTGGAAAGCTGGGGCAGCACCATTGCCGTGCTCGGTACCGGTCCGGACTGTATCTATCCGCCGGAAAATGCGGATTTGCATGCTCGCATTTGTGAAAAGGGACTGGTGCTTTCCGAATTTCCTCCCGGTACCATGCCTGAAGCCAAAAATTTTCCCATGCGTAACCGCATCATCAGCGGGCTTTCTCTCGGCGTGCTGGTTGTGGAGGCGGCCAAGCGCAGCGGCAGTCTGATTACCGCACGCCACGCCCTTGAACAGGGACGTGAAGTGTTTGCCGTGCCCGGAAGGGTGCAGGCGCGAACTTCGTCCGGATGTCACGATCTGATCCGGCAGGGAGCCAAGGCCGTGTTTTCCTGCGATGACGTGCTGGTCGAGATCGCGCCGCTCATCGGTATTCATGCCCATGAATGGAAGACGCCGGAAGAGGTGGCTCCCCGCCCGCGCGGGAGGGCTGAAGAGGCCTCCCGTAACGTGTCGGGCCGTACGACTGCCAGAAAGCCTTCGGGCTCTGCGCCGATCAGCCGCACTGGTATGCCCAGCGATGCGGAGCAACTCCGGGCCGATCAGGACGAAGCCGGAAGGGGTGGCGATGGAGATGTGCTGCCACTGTGTTCCGGTCTGCAACGCAACGGAGCCACTGTGCGCGCTGCTGTGGCTGCAGATCCCACAGACGGCATGACGCCTGATGAGCTTGAGTTGTACAAGGCCCTTGCCGGTCGGGAGTCGGTACAAATAGACGACTTATGCCGGGCTCTGGACTGGCAGGCATCCAGAACCAGTGCGGTACTCCTCATGCTGGAAGTGCAAGGGGCTGTTCGTCAGTTGCCAGGTATGCACTACAGCGCTATCGTGTAATCCGGCGTGTTCATGACAGCTTAACGAGATGGTTTTCATCATAAGATAGATCATGCAGAAGATACCCGTAAAATTGGCTGCCCCGGGCATGACGCTTGCCAAGGCCGTGGTCCGCGAAGACGGCATCACCCTTGTGGGTGAAGGCGTGGAGCTGTCGGAATCTCTAATTGCCCGCTTTGAACAGTCGGGTATCAGCAACATCACCGTGAAAGGGAATCCCGTGCAACTGGACGGGCTACCGGGGAGCACGGACTATGGCAAGCGCGCCGAGCGTATGGATCATTTGTTCCGCAAGCATTCCGACGACAACTTCATGATGACGCTTAAGAAGGTGCTGACACAGTATTTTCGCCTCAAGGCTGCCGCTCTGGCGGCTATTGCTGCTGAGGCCGCCGAAGCGGAAGCGGCACATGAGGGGAGGGAGGGCGCCGAAGCCGAAGGCGCGCCACAGGCAGACGGTGTTCACGACGTAGCCGGCAAGCCCAAACAGGGGAAGAACGGCATCAGTGCACTGCTTTCGAGGAAGGTGAAGCCATGACGCAGGACATGCGCACCCAGTACAAAGGTCGAGTGCTGGCGGTGAAAAATCTGCCCACCCTGCCCAAAGTGCTGGAAGAGGTGACGCGTCTCATGGAAGACCCCAACACCTCCACAGAACAGATTGCCAAGCTCATCACGTTCGATCAGGTGCTTTCCGCCAAGGTGCTAAAGATGGTCAATTCGCCCATCTACGGCTTCCCCGGGCGCATCAGCTCCATTCAGCATGCCCTAGTGTTGCTGGGCTTCAACGTCATACGTGGCCTTATCATCTCAACTTCCGTCTTTGACGACATGAACAAAGCCATGGTCGGGCTTTGGGAACACAGTGTGGGCTGCGCCCTTGCCTCCGGCGAGGTTGCCAAGACACTCGGCCTGAAGGATCCCGAGGAATATGCCGTTGCCGGTCTGCTGCATGACCTTGGCAAGGTGGTTTCCGCTGTGCAGCTGCCGGAGATCAAGCCAGAGCTGGAGAATCTGGTCAAGACGAAGGACATCACCTTCCTTCAGGCGGAGAAGGAGTTGCTCGGATTCGGGCATGACCGTGTGAATGCATGGCTTGCGGAACACTGGAACCTGCCGCCGAACATTTCCGAAGCCATTTCGTACCACCACAAGCCGTTGAGTGCGCAGCACTACACCAAGTATGCCTGCGTGGTACACATCGGCAACTTCCTGACCCGTGTGTTTGAATACGGGAACGGCGGTGATGACAACGTGCCCGTGTTGCAGCCCCACACCATGAAGCTGCTCGGTTTGAACCAGCGCATGCTGGAGTCCATTCTTGATAAACTTTCGGACGCCTTTCTTGAAGTCTCCGATCTCGGTTTCAGTTAGGGCGGCGTAGCGTTCATGCATCCATCCATGACGGAACAGGGCCCCCTGCAGGCTTTTCTCATATCTGCGGACGATTGTTTCGTGCGTCAGGTGCAGGGAATTTGGCCGACGCAGGAAATTCAGTGGACCATTTTTTCGCGTGCCGGGGCAGCGGTAGAACAGTTGCTGACCGATCCGCCCGCCCTGCTTGTTACAGACGCCGTTTTGCCGGACATGTCCGGAGAGACGCTGGTTACGCTGGTGAAGAGTGAGAATGTCTATCGTCAGGTGCCCACCGTGCTCTGCATGCCCCGCAAGGTTCTGTATGGCGAAACGGACTGGTCGCAGATGGAGGCGGACGATATCATCCTTGCCCCGTTCGAGGATCAGGAGTTCAAGGCCCGTGTCGAATTGACCCTGAACCGCATGTCCCGCTCCCTTGACGCCAATCCGCTTACCCGCCTGCCCGGGAACACCACCATCATCCAGTTCATCAAGGACAACATCGCAAGAAAGCGCGATTTTGCTCTCGGGTATGCTGATCTCGACAACTTCAAGGCCTTTAACGACAAGTACGGCTTTTCGCGGGGGGATGAGGCGCTCATGATGGCGGCGCGCATCATCGTGAATACTGTTCGTTCCTTCCCCGGCCCGTTGTCTTTTGTGGGACATGTGGGTGGTGATGATTTTGTGTTCGCCTTGCCGCTGGAAACGGTTGAACCCGCCTGCAAGCGGCTGGTGGCAGCCTTTGATGCCATTGTGCCCAGCTTCTAC is drawn from Desulfovibrio mangrovi and contains these coding sequences:
- the ybgF gene encoding tol-pal system protein YbgF: MGCRVDRMVGCILIALCTACAPQQGSQNKAASDEWRLQNIEARFLEFQETQKEREAQLQTRVQELDGQLSTVRQELDDTKTKAGELQAETAALKEALRARMVAAGEAPLAEAPVSPKSEKSAKTAKKTAESSKPKVKSDVKSDVKPEMTSDASVGAKPAPATQAQAQETPAGEKAMVGDASGGPEKLYEEGLTLVRAGEVEKGRKLLDQFIGDNPNHSLVPNALYWMGETYYHEKRYAQAVLTFKEVVRRFPKHDKAAASMLKTGFSYEQLGDKSNARFYLQTLIEDYPSSSPAEMARKRLASL
- the dprA gene encoding DNA-processing protein DprA, producing MQPKDSSAAFSLGGMNDAQRTEFWASLALRHTARLGSRTWKKLLDVYPSPYSAVLDVDNWVARAGVAARMVSEFRSERWRGPAKEEWSAAGKAGWRILLWTDPRYPQRLKEITDPPIFMYYMGDASLLSNPGVGVVGSRLCSRDGIATTLELCRRLSASGVTTVSGLARGIDSEAHKAALESWGSTIAVLGTGPDCIYPPENADLHARICEKGLVLSEFPPGTMPEAKNFPMRNRIISGLSLGVLVVEAAKRSGSLITARHALEQGREVFAVPGRVQARTSSGCHDLIRQGAKAVFSCDDVLVEIAPLIGIHAHEWKTPEEVAPRPRGRAEEASRNVSGRTTARKPSGSAPISRTGMPSDAEQLRADQDEAGRGGDGDVLPLCSGLQRNGATVRAAVAADPTDGMTPDELELYKALAGRESVQIDDLCRALDWQASRTSAVLLMLEVQGAVRQLPGMHYSAIV
- a CDS encoding HDOD domain-containing protein; translation: MTQDMRTQYKGRVLAVKNLPTLPKVLEEVTRLMEDPNTSTEQIAKLITFDQVLSAKVLKMVNSPIYGFPGRISSIQHALVLLGFNVIRGLIISTSVFDDMNKAMVGLWEHSVGCALASGEVAKTLGLKDPEEYAVAGLLHDLGKVVSAVQLPEIKPELENLVKTKDITFLQAEKELLGFGHDRVNAWLAEHWNLPPNISEAISYHHKPLSAQHYTKYACVVHIGNFLTRVFEYGNGGDDNVPVLQPHTMKLLGLNQRMLESILDKLSDAFLEVSDLGFS
- a CDS encoding diguanylate cyclase, giving the protein MHPSMTEQGPLQAFLISADDCFVRQVQGIWPTQEIQWTIFSRAGAAVEQLLTDPPALLVTDAVLPDMSGETLVTLVKSENVYRQVPTVLCMPRKVLYGETDWSQMEADDIILAPFEDQEFKARVELTLNRMSRSLDANPLTRLPGNTTIIQFIKDNIARKRDFALGYADLDNFKAFNDKYGFSRGDEALMMAARIIVNTVRSFPGPLSFVGHVGGDDFVFALPLETVEPACKRLVAAFDAIVPSFYDEEDRERGSIVSKDRKGQTQTFPLMAISIAVVCNRNGSLNHYAQASAIAMQLKKKAKEDPRSNYVIDQRKA